From Gemmatimonas sp., a single genomic window includes:
- a CDS encoding thioredoxin domain-containing protein: protein MTTNAVKGIGEKLLNVAIAVLTVCAVAVTSIRVIDWVKRPADPLEPRSISNAATFAGSRHVLGNPAAKVRIIEFSDFQCPYCRKAAVDLKDLVARYPELVA, encoded by the coding sequence ATGACAACCAACGCCGTCAAAGGTATTGGGGAGAAGCTCTTGAACGTGGCCATCGCCGTGCTAACAGTGTGCGCGGTGGCGGTCACCTCCATACGCGTCATCGACTGGGTGAAGCGCCCCGCCGATCCGCTTGAGCCGCGCTCCATCTCGAATGCGGCGACCTTCGCCGGCTCGCGGCACGTCCTGGGCAACCCGGCCGCGAAAGTCCGCATCATTGAGTTCTCGGACTTTCAATGCCCGTACTGCAGGAAGGCGGCGGTCGATCTCAAAGACTTGGTCGCTCGCTATCCTGAGCTAGTGGCCTAG
- a CDS encoding carboxypeptidase-like regulatory domain-containing protein: MTIRWRSTLRVGLIIGAVYGRLLAAQGPRESIVVRVQNDSARALAGVAVIVVRGPDRASQQVITGSAGVASVEFADGTGDYLVSAKAAGYAAVRRRITAAEGEHRFRITLLLKPDTTRLVAIRVRAARDAPPPFHRSSFDQQPGDVPGVVGGVTGFVTPELAGSIDALALTVPGTVAGSTGLSVNGLSADQNAVRLNGGEFSSGSLPRAARVETRVQTSTFDATRGGFAGAAVDLHLGPGSRTYQRRSAFGTLSGTPFLASAKANSRPVGLSTLSSE, translated from the coding sequence ATGACGATAAGGTGGCGCAGTACGCTGCGAGTCGGCTTGATAATCGGGGCGGTGTACGGCCGCCTCCTCGCGGCGCAAGGCCCGCGCGAATCCATCGTCGTTCGGGTACAGAACGATAGTGCGCGCGCCCTGGCCGGCGTGGCGGTGATCGTGGTTCGAGGGCCGGATCGTGCATCCCAGCAGGTCATCACGGGCTCCGCCGGCGTGGCGTCCGTGGAGTTCGCGGACGGCACCGGCGACTACCTCGTGTCTGCGAAGGCCGCCGGCTATGCGGCGGTGCGTCGCCGCATCACGGCCGCCGAGGGGGAGCATCGTTTCCGAATTACCCTCCTGCTAAAACCGGATACGACGCGGCTGGTTGCCATCCGCGTGCGAGCCGCGCGCGACGCGCCGCCACCCTTTCATCGCTCTTCGTTCGACCAACAGCCGGGCGACGTGCCGGGCGTGGTTGGTGGCGTCACGGGCTTCGTGACGCCAGAGCTGGCAGGTTCGATTGACGCGCTTGCGTTGACGGTGCCGGGCACCGTGGCCGGCTCGACTGGGTTAAGCGTTAACGGTTTGTCCGCCGACCAAAACGCGGTTCGCCTCAATGGTGGGGAGTTCTCCTCAGGCAGCCTACCGCGCGCGGCGCGCGTCGAGACCCGCGTCCAGACGAGCACCTTCGACGCGACACGCGGGGGCTTCGCTGGCGCCGCTGTCGATCTCCACCTTGGTCCCGGTTCGCGCACTTACCAGCGGCGCTCGGCGTTCGGGACGCTCTCCGGAACTCCGTTCCTCGCCTCGGCAAAGGCCAACTCCCGGCCCGTCGGCCTGTCCACGCTCAGTAGCGAATGA